One window from the genome of Osmerus mordax isolate fOsmMor3 chromosome 19, fOsmMor3.pri, whole genome shotgun sequence encodes:
- the LOC136963221 gene encoding rho GTPase-activating protein 24-like, whose protein sequence is MPEIKSSVGRTGSYLSHSAYRKIKRVLSFRRRVFGQRLEETVLYERRYGVHMAPLVVEQCVDFIRQRGLLEVGLFRQPGQATLVRELQEAFDAGEKPSFDSSTDVHTVASLLKLYLRELPEPLVPFSRYQDFLLCGKKLSSERTQGLVELRCLLHELPVANFNLLHYICQFLNEVQTFSCSNKMSTQNLATVFGPNILRPKAEDPESIIGGAAVVQQLMLELIREHQCLFSREGGASGTPPGPSRPDSYPCRRRATGESWPPQPCPATHQQRAPQSSPCSRQLSLPLIAERRGSGLSPMFPFPLPSNADPPHCEALSPVSPAGALCHRYPPSHPDYHPQPGHPASTIHTSASTVTLQADLEPAPGPSRSTGLGGWPGLEGPHWGAERASEGGLAGNTSGSSETQEDSTLSVYDNLDIGSVELKGEVRERGEDHAGGLAVTKQEAEPEPEADSTSSWSSCEGLPLDGGGAVGAEGGVIPEQHLARFTSFRSNTEEDDEDPNPNSPASSSVPTDPPLSTGSSEVFLPSGPLEPAPHVQAIHCLLAGLRQQMARQRAEYETKIQRLEQRNEALQGEMAVLRANLTQQRRWHSVAEIKIRNVERARSDADRRNATLQREMEQFFETFGDLSAEARKAERIVQSF, encoded by the exons TGGTGGAGCAGTGTGTCGACTTCATCCGGCAGCGGGGGCTGCTGGAGGTGGGCTTGTTTCGGCAGCCGGGCCAGGCCACGCTGGTCAGGGAGCTGCAGGAAGCCTTTGACGCGGGCGAGAAGCCCTCATTCGACAG CAGTACAGACGTCCATACCGTAGCATCCCTCCTAAAGCTCTACCTTAGAGAGCTACCTGAGCCACTGGTGCCTTTCTCCCGCTACCAGGACTTCCTCCTGTGTGGCAAGAAGCTATCCTCCGAGAGGACACAG GGGTTGGTCGAGCTCAGGTGTCTTCTTCATGAACTTCCAGTGGCCAACTTCAACCTGCTCCACTACATCTGCCA GTTCTTGAACGAGGTCCAGACCTTCTCCTGCAGCAACAAGATGAGCACCCAGAACCTGGCCACCGTATTTGGACCGAACATCCTCCGGCCTAAAGCTGAGGACCCAGAGAGTATcataggag GCGCGGCAGTAGTGCAGCAGTTGATGTTGGAGCTGATCAGGGAACACCAGTGTCTTTTCTCCAGGGAAGGGGGTGCGTCCGGGACCCCGCCTGGCCCCTCGCGCCCAGACTCCTACCCCTGCCGGAGGAGGGCTACAGGGGAATCCTggcccccccagccctgtcctGCCACCCACCAGCAGCGAGCCCCACAGTCCTCCCCCTGCTCACgccagctctccctccctctcattgcCGAGAGAAGGGGCTCCGGTCTGAGCCCCAtgttccccttccccctcccctccaacgCAGACCCGCCACATTGTGAGGCTCTCTCCCCTGTCAGCCCTGCTGGAGCTCTGTGCCACAGAtaccccccttcccacccagacTACCACCCCCAGCCCggccacccagcctccaccatCCACACCTCAGCCTCTACCGTCACTCTCCAGGCCGACCTGGAGCCGGCACCAGGCCCCAGTAGGAGCACCGGGCTCGGGGGCTGGCCAGGCCTGGAGGGCCCTCactggggggcagagagagccaGCGAGGGGGGCCTGGCTGGCAACACGAGCGGCAGCAGCGAGACTCAGGAGGACAGCACTCTCTCGGTCTACGACAACCTGGATATTGGGTCGGTTGAGCTTAAGGGCGAGGtgcgggagaggggggaagaccaCGCCGGTGGCCTCGCTGTCACCAAGCAAGAGGCGGAGCCCGAACCGGAAGCAGACTCCACCAGTTCCTGGTCGTCCTGTGAAGGCCTGCCATTGGACGGCGGCGGCGCTGTGGGCGCTGAAGGCGGAGTCATTCCGGAACAGCACCTAGCCAGGTTCACCTCCTTCAGATCCAACACGGAGGAAGATGACGAGGACCCCAACCCCAattcccccgcctcctcctccgtccccaCCGACCCCCCGCTGAGCACGGGGAGCTCAGAGGTGTTCCTGCCCTCCGGGCCCCTGGAACCGGCCCCTCACGTCCAGGCTATCCACTGCCTGCTGGCTGGCCTGAGACAGCAGATGGCCCGGCAAAGGGCCGAGTACGAGACTAAGATCCAGAG GTTGGAGCAGCGCAACGAAGCCCTCCAGGGGGAGATGGCGGTACTGCGGGCCAATCTGACGCAGCAGCGACGCTGGCACAGCGTGGCCGAGATCAAGATTCGCAACGTGGAGCGCGCCCGCTCCGACGCCGACCGGCGCAACGCCACGCTGCAGCGCGAGATGGAGCAGTTCTTCGAGACCTTCGGGGACCTGAGCGCCGAGGCCAGGAAGGCGGAACGCATCGTCCAGAGCTTCTGA
- the LOC136963163 gene encoding glutamine--fructose-6-phosphate aminotransferase [isomerizing] 2-like, which yields MCGIFAYLNYRVPRTRKEIFETLVKGLQRLEYRGYDSAGIGVDGPRKNDNGSICLFKKKGKVKALDEELHKSDSIDLDTELDTHFGIAHTRWATHGEPSALNSHPQRSDKNNEFIVIHNGIITNYKELRKYLNSKGYEFESETDTEVIPKLIKYVYDNRENDYVSFSTLVERVIQQLEGSFALVFKSSHFPGEAIATRRGSPLLIGVRSMYELSMEEIPIQYNTGHLGVQQRNFRNRVDSCTALHSVNDRKAVEFYFASDASAIIEHTKKVVYLEDDDIAAVAEGKLSLHRGRGVAGDYPPRAIQTLQMELQEIMKGNFKAFMQKEIFEQPESVFNTMRGRICFDTNTVVLGGLKDHLKEIRRCRRLIVIGCGTSFHAGLATRQILEELTELPVMVELASDFLDRNTPVFRDDVCFFISQSGETADTLMALRYCRERGALTVGVTNTVGSSISRETDCGVHINAGPEIGVASTKAYTSQFVSLIMFGLMMSEDRLSLQKRRLEIINGLRTLPDLIQEVLSVDEQIRSIADELYQQRSLLVMGRGYNYATCLEGALKIKEITYMHSEGILAGELKHGPLALIDKHMPVIMIIMRDACYTKCHNALQQVTARQGRPIILCSRGDPEVSRKAYQTIQLPQTVDCLQGVLSVIPLQLLSFHLAVLRGYDVDCPRNLAKSVTVE from the exons ATGTGTG gaaTTTTTGCCTATTTGAACTACAGAGTCCCACGGACCAGAAAGGAGATTTTTGAGACTTTGGTCAAAGGACTTCAGAGACTGGAGTACAGGGGATATGACTCCGCAG GCATTGGAGTTGATGGCCCCAGAAAAAACGACAATGGCAGCATCTGCCTGTTCAAGAAGAAAGGGAAGGTGAAAGCTCTGGATGAAGAACTACATA agaGCGATTCTATTGACCTGGACACAGAACTGGATACCCATTTTGGGATTGCCCACACTCGCTGGGCTACCCATGGGGAACCTAGCGCTCTCAACAGCCACCCACAACGCTCCGACAAGAACAATg AGTTCATCGTGATCCACAACGGCATCATCACAAACTATAAGGAGTTGAGGAAGTACCTG AACTCCAAGGGCTACGAGTTTGAATCGGAGACGGACACCGAGGTGATCCCCAAGCTCATCAAGTACGTCTACGACAACCGGGAGAACGACTAtgtctccttctccaccctGGTGGAGCGAGTCATCCAGCAActg GAAGGGTCTTTTGCTCTCGTTTTCAAAAGCAGCCATTTCCCAGGCGAAGCCATAGCCACCAG GAGAGGCAGTCCTCTACTGATTGGTGTGAGGAGCATGTATGAGCTGTCAATGGAAGAAATCCCTATACAGTATAACACTG GTCATCTGGGCGTTCAGCAGAGAAACTTCCGGAACAGGGTGGACAGTTGTACCGCCCTGCATTCTGTCAACGACAGGAAGGCAGTGGAGTTCTACTTTGCCTCGGACGCCAG tgccATCATTGAGCATACCAAGAAGGTGGTGTACCTGGAGGACGATGACATTGCGGCGGTGGCCGAGGGGAAGCTGTCGCTGCACCGCGGGAGGGGCGTGGCCGGGGACTACCCCCCCAGGGCCATCCAGACGCTGCAGATGGAGCTGCAGGAGATCATGAAAG gGAACTTCAAGGCCTTCATGCAGAAGGAGATCTTTGAGCAGCCAGAGTCTGTTTTCAACACCATGAGAGGACGAATCTGTTTTGACACCAACACAG TGGTCCTAGGGGGGCTGAAGGACCACCTTAAGGAGATCCGCCGCTGCAGGCGCCTCATTGTGATTGGTTGCGGCACCAGTTTCCACGCCGGACTGGCG ACCAGGCAGATCCTGGAGGAGCTGACGGAACTTCCTGTCATGGTGGAGCTGGCCAGCGACTTCCTGGACCGCAACACGCCTGTCTTCAGAGACGACGTCTGCTTCTTCATCAGCCAATCAG GCGAGACGGCCGACACTCTGATGGCGTTGCGGTACTGCCGGGAGCGTGGCGCCCTGACTGTGGGCGTGACCAATACAGTGGGCAGCTCCATCTCCAGGGAGACGGACTGTGGCGTCCACATCAACGCCGGGCCGGAGATCGGCGTGGCCAGCACCAAG gcataCACCAGTCAGTTTGTGTCTCTCATCATGTTTGGTCTGATGATGAGTGAGGACAGACTGTCCCTGCAGAAAAGGAGGCTGGAGATCATCAACGGTCTCAGGACACTGCCAG ACCTGATCCAGGAGGTTCTGAGTGTGGATGAGCAGATCAGGTCCATAGCAGACGAGCTGTACCAGCAGAGGTCTCTGCTTGTCATGGGCCGAGGCTACAACTATGCCACCTGTCTGGAGGGGGCACTG aagatcaaggagatCACCTACATGCACTCGGAGGGGATCCTGGCGGGGGAGCTGAAACACGGCCCTCTGGCcctcatagacaaacacatgCCCGTCATCATGATCATCATGAGGGACGCCTGCTACACCAAGTGTCACAACGCCCTGCAGCAGGTCACCGCCAGACAG gggCGTCCCATCATCCTGTGTAGCCGTGGCGACCCGGAGGTGAGCAGGAAGGCGTACCAGACCATCCAGCTGCCCCAGACGGTGGACTGTCTCCAGGGCGTCCTCAGCGTCATACCCCTGCAGCTGCTCTCCTTCCACCTGGCCGTGCTTCGCGGCTACGAC GTGGACTGTCCTAGGAACCTGGCCAAATCTGTAACTGTGGAGTAA